The following nucleotide sequence is from Coffea eugenioides isolate CCC68of chromosome 3, Ceug_1.0, whole genome shotgun sequence.
TTTTAGTATTAATAGATTATCCCAattaaattttaagaaaaaaactATATATGGAATCTTCAGTGAGCCATGCCTGAGATAATACTATTACTCACGGATTCCCTCACTTTCTGGTGAAATAACAAGTAATGAATTGATAATGAGAGAAATAAGAGAGGGTTGTTGACAAACCGAAGACGATTTCCTTACTTTTGGAACACTAATGATCCATAAAACAAtcaatatttttgttttaagattTCAATACAATTAACAACGTTATGTGAAATAACCCCACATGTACCCATATGGTTTGCTGCTAttcaattttaactttttcctattattctttatctttcttttctattAATCTGCTAGTTTGTTTTATGAGGCATAGATAAGAAAGATAGACATTATAAAACTGAAGTAGAATATATAAAAAGACTCTTTGTTTCTTGTGATTTACTCAATTTTTAACAATTACTTAACAAAATTTGTTTACAGCTGCAATTCATGCTTTGACATCTATCTCAAAAGTTTTAATGTTAAACAAATTAATTACGATTCAAAGGAGTTATACAGCTCTAAACTATTCTATTAAAAAATAACAATCACTTGAAGAATGAGATAGCATGATTTAAAAATGACGGATCAAAATCTCCATTCAAGGCCATAAACTGTTTCTCTAGAAATAAAGTCCATTTTTCAGTGTGCCTCCAGTAATTTAAGAATCAAGTGCCATGAGGTCTCAAACTCAAGTCACAGGTacttgagaaaaaaaaatcacgtGATATTGCCTTTATGAACTACTATAGGGAAAACAAATTTCATTGTATCCTCAGATTATGATGTGTCTTATTGAATTGCACATTAAAAAAGGAACTGGTTCAGtcaaacttttctttatctCCTTTCTTTGGAATAAAAATTACTAAAACATTTGAATTGGTTTGGAGTTCATGCATAATAGAAAAACAGTTGTTGGCTAGGTTGGTTTCTTTTCTAATTCGTGCACTACTGATAATCAGAATTTCTTGATCCAAGTTTTCATACAAGCATTAGTTTGACTTGCTGTGAAGCAATGAGTTTTGTGCAGAACAGTCAAGTATCTCTAATTACAAAATCTAAAGGAACGCTTGGTACTACTCTTTTCTGGAGACGAATTAAGATGGAGGGCAAAAAATTAGATGAGTTGAACTCAATCTAACACAAGCCTAGGGAATGATAAGGGTCAGTGAGTGAAAATATCATTTTGTACACAATTCAGACAGTTTGAAATTTTACAACTGCCAGGATAAATGAGGGTCCACCAAATAGGCCAAAAGCCCATTTCCTCAGAATTTAAAACCTTTTCTTCTATTAAATGCTGGCCACTTCAGATACTGATGAAACTTGGAGCGGAACAAAGACTGACCTCAAATAACTATGATGTTTGCCTTCAATGTGGCGTTATCACTACATGGCCACATTTCAGGAGCCCATCACCATATATAGAAGCAGCAATGCACGGAAGTCCTCATACATGGGAATGTGAAGGGAATTTCCACCTTTTGCTGTGTTTTCATCACTTAGTCAAGAGCATTTGATCAATTTCCCCATTCTGGTTATAAATAGAAacaattttttttgcatatgatGGCATGTGCCTATCAGCTCTGCATACATCAAAATAAGATATAAACCAGAAaaattagagagagagagagagagagagccttCAATCTTATGCCAGGAAAGGATACCTTTGTTTTCCCCATGTGCGATTTACATGTAGATAATTTCTGATGGTATGGTAATCTAATGAATAACGAGCAAATTCCAGACCTTTTGGGCCAATCTGAAGCAAACGGAACAGCAATGATGGTAAACTTCTGTACAGTCACTCCGCTTGACAAAAAATTAAGCAAGTGGAATTGTTACTACTTACTAAGTTCAATACAAATGCTAAAAAGTTGCCAACAAACTTTGGGGCAGGTTGAGAAGGACCCTGTCCTGGGAAATCAATAACAATATGCATGGTGGAAATATTCAAAAGTGAGAACTTATAAGTTAATCTGGAAACTACAAGTTGTCATGCATTTCTTTCATGATTTAAAGACAAATTTAATCTTGAATCTAACAGAGATCATGAGAAAAGCACTAAATCTTGTACTGCTAGAAGGTTATGCCAATGCCCACAAACAATCAGCATATCAAATTGGAACTTTTTATCTGCCATGTCCAATGCAAAAACAGAGTCGTTAAAAAAGAGAGTTGACTGGCAGATAGATAGCTATTCAGTTCTTACACAATAGTATCCTTGTAGATAATGCGAATTATGTCAACATCGAGTGTGTAAGACAGGCAAAAGATGCATTTCCTTGTTACTAATATGTCTCTTTAAGCAGGGAAAAGTTGTTCTCTTCAAGTTAGATCAAAAGACAGTAGCTTGAATCAGGGTAGAAGGATGTTATCACTGCTCAATTATATTAAATGGCCTCTACTCTATGCATTCAAAGCTCTTTTAAAACTTCTAATCCATTGGAGGTATTGATGTAGCACCAAAAAAGAGAGATTATGGACAGAATTTATTGACAAAATATTAGTTGTAGAAACTAGCAAGGCCAAAATGACAGGAAACCAGGGAAGAAAGTAGAAAAGCAAGAGACTCTAAGCAATTTTTTATGataaaatcaaatccaaagtaCTTTTCATTCCTTCATAAAACAATTACAACTCATTTACCAACAAAAAGACATGGAGGCCTGCATTGATGAACTTAATATCCAAAGAAACTAAACGGTTTAAGGATACTTGAAGATTAAGGAAAATATGGATCCAAGTTTGACTTGAAGATCTAAAGATTGACATTAAAAAGTCTACTTTCAGGAATTAATTACTTACGTGCCTAGTAAAGTGATATTTCAGTATTCACGATAAGAGAAAACGCCCTCAACATTCCAAACTCACGAAACACATCGAAAAAACATAGAATGAAAAATAAACAGAGAATAGTGATTATGGTGTTACTACAGATCAGAAAAAGAATACATTAGAGAAGCAAATAAATGAGAGGGACAAACATAATGAGCAGGCATTCTTTGATCTCAAATCCAGATGCTAGAGGGCCAGTACTACTATAAAGGAAGAGTGAATATATTACTGCTTCAGGTCAAATGAGATGCATTTCTTGAATAAAATGGACAAACTTAATCACAACATACCCAACTTGGCTTTATCGTCTGCCTTCACTGTCTCCATGACAAATGGTTGTCGATTCCCCTGGATAACAAACATATTTGAGTCAATTTCACTGCTAGGATTACTTGAAATCAAATGCATACTAGCTGGAGTATGGTGCATTACCAGACTAGTTGTAGGAGTAATTTCCAAAAGGTTTTCAACAAGTTTCAGCATTTCTCGTCCTCTTTCATTTCTTCCATTTGAATAAAAGGAAAGACAGCACCTTAGGAACTTTATCTCAAATTAAGGTATGACAGGAAGAAAAAATACTAAATGTGCCAGCTAAGaaaaaaatcacataatgcACAGCATAACACCTGCTAGCACTGGTTTACCTGACAGTAACATACTGTGGATGCTGTGTCATGCTGACACCACTATACTTTGGCACACCCATGTATCCCACCACCAAATCCTGATGTAGTCAAAGAAGAGTAGTAAGACGTTTCACTTGACATATGAAGCAGACAAGCTACAATTTCAAAGGGATATACAATTTTTATCAATCATGACAAGGCCTCTGAAGATGTTTATTGTTATTTTCTAAGGGAAAGGAGATGAAATCACCAGTGTATATAGAAAGATGGGAACGgctttctttcaatttttttttttttttttttggtgtttggGCGGGGGGGAGGGGGGACGGAGTGGTGACAAGTAGGGCTAGTCCGTAACAAACTAGGGGAAAATACTGTTAGTGACTGGCCATAGATCAAGTAAGGTAACATATAGAAGTGCATTTAAAACAGTAAATGGTTATGAAAAAAAACATCAGAATTTATTATGTATATAATTGAAAAACTAGAAAACGCAGTTACATTACAGAACCTCCAATCCATCCCTTTCTGTCTTCAGAGCTAGAAAAAGGCATTTTTTTGAAAgtttttaaaattcaaaatttcagctgCAACCAGAAAAGGAGAAAGTGGCCTACCCAAACTTATATGTCTATAAGAGATTTAAAGGACGCATATCCAGTGAGAAGACTTACAAAGGATGTGTTTAAGCCCGCAGGCTTGTTCGGTTGATCATTTTAGCTGAATATAGATTCTGATTTTAGATAATCAGTTTTTTCTGATGTTCTCATTTGCTTTTGCATTTAGCTTATAGATCCAAAAAGCTAAAATCCCTAATCTACCAAGGAGTAGCTTTTGCTGATTTTGATTATTCGCTATAATCACTTTCATAATCAGTTTTGCAAAATCTAAAGCAAATGAGAACAAGGCTGCAAATCCAAATTCTCTAACTTGGCACAGTTGTAAACAACAAATGGGCACATATACATTCATTATATATGAATTACATAAACATCAAGCCTCTATCCCAGACTCGGGTAGAAAAAACTCACCGCTAAACCATTTGTGTAGTCAAAACAGCTGTAAGACACAACAAAAGCTAATAGTTTAGCACAAGCTTATATGAAAGAATAAGTTGAAGAGTACCACAACTTTCTGACAGAAATATAAACATTTTAAAAGAACAAAACCTCATAAAATTGatataaaaacaaaatttatcaACAGCTGTGATTACAGCAGCACATTAAGATGGTGAATGATAATCACCATCATGGTACAAAATTAACATGTAGGACTAGGTATCACCATTTTCTAATCCTAACTGGCTTTAAAAAACAGGCCTAGTTGCAAAGACAATCTTTCTTGACCAAATGCATGACACCCACTTCATTGACATGTCAGTTATATGCATCATGAATCTCTAGGAGGTAATTACAATTAAATGATAATCATGCAGTTGAATAATTCCAATGAGTTCAATAACCAACTAGCAATTACCTGTAGCAAGATGGTGCAATGACATCTACTAAATCATTTGCTGGTAAACAGAAATAGGGAACCTGCTTTAGTGAAATATAAATTTCGATGAAGTGGCATACTACCAAGAGTTTAGAAGCTAAAAGAAGGATAAGGGTGTTACCTCTTCAATATGTCCATCCAAATGCTTCAAATGAACCTATCAAAGTGTTAGAGAGAGAAAATTCTTTAGCATAGGGAATCGAAATATGTAAGCATCGGTAACTATAGTGGAGCAGCACTAATATGTACTTTTTCCTTCCTAGAAATTTAAGAACATGTACTTATAGATAACCAGCAAAACTGCTCATAAGTATCTTAAAAGTCAAATTCATTTGGAAAAAGCAATTTAGATTAGCTACCCAATTCTGATTTTATTTTGTCGAGGAGAATGAGTCATAGGAGGATAAAATATACACACTTATATAGAACTATAGGTAAACAAAGAGATAGTTCAGAATTGAAAAACTACCTCACAACCAAGTATTGCATCTCGAAGTTCACCAGTTGAACTCCAAAAACTCCAAGACACAAACTTTTCAGACACCACTAGACTCGAATAATTGTAAGCATTTTCATTAAGTTTGATATGAACTTTAGTGTTCATCATGTTCAAAAGAAACCAAAACTGCACATTTTTCTACTGTTCAACGTTGGCAAGATTTCAAACTTGAAAATATTATTTCAGTTCTAAAATTTTAGTggaagaaaaaacaaattaacCACATAATTCTGCTGCCAAACTGTTAGGTTGGAAGCACAAAAAGCAAGAGTAAAAGATATAGAACCTTATAATCTTGCATAAACTCGTAATGGAGGACAGTTTCTGGCTCACTGCTAGCTGCTTTCAGGAATTTATCTAAGCCTTCTCTTGTTCCGTTATCAACTatagaaaataggaaaaataagaaTCAGTATCCAAGACCTAAGCAAACATACTggagaagaaaatgggaaagaTTATTTTAATCCCCTCAAACAACAAGCAGAACTACTACTACGGATCAAGCACAAGTTTGACGACTAAAAGCAAAAGGATATCTGGCAAGCAGAACATTGGGTCACTAGAGAACTCCAATTCAATTCCAATCATGTATTCCCATGATTGAGTTTCTACTTACCACAATTAGTACCTAGAACATAAAGCTTCTCCAGATTCAAGTGGTGCTCAACAGATCTCAATGCTGCAGTTTAAGAAATTACTCTGCATTATGATAGTAATAGTCACAAAAAAGAAACTGGAGAAATCAGCACATACCCAGATGATAAACATGTAATACCTTGCACTTGGCACCCTACACCACAAAAAAGAAGGCGTTTCACTCCAGCTGCCTGTCACAAGGAAGATCCAAATTAATAGAGACCAAAACCAAGATATGTATATGCAGAAGTGAAGAAGTTACATGAAAGACCACCAATGACTCACTTCATCAAATTAAAACATAGAAACACAGAAATCCAATTATAAAAAGGAAAGACTATACTAAGGAAGATTTAGAAACTAATGCTTCCAGGAAATACCAAGAGAAGATCGAAAGGAAACATTGCTCAGCTCATGCATTATTTCTGAATATTGACATAGTATTCTCTTTTTAATGCATGTAATCAAAACTAACAGAGGCAATTCAGCAATTAAAATTCATCTCGCAG
It contains:
- the LOC113765483 gene encoding 7-hydroxymethyl chlorophyll a reductase, chloroplastic translates to MAVVSGTYCPFPSPPFSFSVVSSSKETSSNSSSKSVKLREDWRKKSRPIPPGGVYPAKDHCSKCGLCDTYYIAHVKNACAFLGDGMSRIEALEQMVHGRGRKADSLDEVYLGVYENLLYARKIKPVDGAQWTGIVTTIAVEMLKTGMVEAVICVQSDPEDRFTPRPVLARTPEEVIAAKGVKPTLSPNLNTLALVEAAGVKRLLFCGVGCQVQALRSVEHHLNLEKLYVLGTNCVDNGTREGLDKFLKAASSEPETVLHYEFMQDYKVHLKHLDGHIEEVPYFCLPANDLVDVIAPSCYSCFDYTNGLADLVVGYMGVPKYSGVSMTQHPQYVTVRNERGREMLKLVENLLEITPTTSLGNRQPFVMETVKADDKAKLGQGPSQPAPKFVGNFLAFVLNLIGPKGLEFARYSLDYHTIRNYLHVNRTWGKQRADRHMPSYAKKIVSIYNQNGEIDQMLLTK